The following coding sequences lie in one Pseudomonas syringae CC1557 genomic window:
- the accA gene encoding acetyl-CoA carboxylase carboxyl transferase subunit alpha yields the protein MNPNFLDFEQPIADLQAKIEELRLVGNDNSLNIGDEISRLQDKSKTLTESIFGNLTSWQIARMARHPRRPYTLDYIENIFTEFDELHGDRHFSDDAAIVGGIARLDNQPVMIIGHQKGREVREKVRRNFGMPRPEGYRKACRLMEMAERFKMPILTFIDTPGAYPGIDAEERNQSEAIAWNLRVMARLKTPIIATVIGEGGSGGALAIGVCDQLNMLQYSTYAVISPEGCASILWKTAEKAPDAAEAMGITADRLKGLGIVDKVIAEPLGGAHRDPVAAAGLIREELSSQLAMLKEFDNDALLARRYERLMSYGL from the coding sequence ATGAACCCGAATTTTCTTGATTTCGAACAGCCTATCGCTGACTTGCAGGCCAAAATCGAAGAGCTGCGCCTGGTGGGCAATGACAACTCGCTGAACATCGGCGACGAGATATCCCGGTTGCAGGACAAGAGCAAGACGCTCACCGAAAGTATCTTCGGTAACCTGACCAGCTGGCAGATCGCGCGCATGGCGCGTCATCCGCGCCGTCCGTACACACTGGATTACATCGAAAACATTTTTACCGAGTTCGACGAGTTGCATGGCGATCGGCACTTCTCCGATGACGCTGCGATTGTTGGCGGCATCGCTCGTCTGGACAATCAGCCGGTCATGATCATCGGTCATCAGAAAGGCCGTGAAGTCCGCGAGAAGGTTCGTCGCAACTTCGGCATGCCGCGTCCCGAAGGCTACCGCAAGGCCTGCCGTCTGATGGAGATGGCCGAGCGTTTCAAGATGCCGATCCTGACCTTCATCGACACGCCGGGTGCCTATCCGGGCATCGACGCCGAAGAGCGCAACCAGAGCGAAGCAATCGCCTGGAACCTGCGTGTGATGGCGCGTCTGAAAACCCCGATCATCGCCACAGTCATTGGCGAAGGCGGTTCTGGTGGTGCGCTGGCGATTGGCGTCTGCGACCAATTGAACATGCTGCAGTATTCGACCTATGCGGTGATCTCTCCGGAAGGCTGTGCGTCGATTCTGTGGAAGACCGCCGAGAAGGCACCGGATGCTGCCGAAGCCATGGGTATCACGGCTGATCGCCTGAAAGGCCTGGGTATCGTCGACAAGGTTATCGCAGAGCCATTGGGCGGCGCGCACCGTGATCCGGTGGCGGCAGCAGGTCTGATCCGTGAAGAGCTGAGCAGCCAGTTGGCCATGCTCAAGGAGTTCGACAATGACGCGCTGCTGGCGCGCCGTTATGAGCGACTGATGAGCTACGGCCTGTAA
- the dnaE gene encoding DNA polymerase III subunit alpha, which produces MPASFVHLRLHTEYSLVDGLVRVKPLIKALTGMNMPAVAVTDQNNMCSLVKFYKAAQGSGIKPICGVDLWLAGRDEDAALSRISLLAMNAQGYRNLTELISRGFIEGQRNGQIVIQRQWVAQASEGVIALSAAKEGEIGMALLGGNPGEADELLREWLEVFPDRFYIEVQRTNRTNDEEHLHAAVALAQRHGAPLVATNDVRFIKQADFEAHETRVCIGEGRALDDPRRSHNYSDQQYLKSPEEMAELFSDLPEALENTVEIAKRCNIDVKLGTHFLPNFPIPDGMTIDEYFRKVSFDGLEERLSVLLPKDTTEDYEAKRQVYVDRLNFELDIIIQMGFPGYFLIVMDFIQWAKSNGVPVGPGRGSGAGSLVAYVQKITDLDPLEYDLLFERFLNPERVSMPDFDVDFCMDGRDRVIEYVAEKYGRNAVSQIITFGSMAAKAVVRDVARVQGKSYGLADRLSKMIPFEVGMTLEKAYEQEEILRDFLKVDEEAAEIWEMALKLEGIVRNVGKHAGGVVIAPTKLTDFSPIYCDEAGDGLVTQFDKDDVEAAGLVKFDFLGLRTLTIIDWALKTINRERAKVDEEPLDIAFIPLDDMPTYQLLQRAETTAVFQLESRGMKELIKKLKPDCLEDLIALVALFRPGPLQSGMVDDFINRKHGRAELSYPHVDYQYEGLKPVLAPTYGIILYQEQVMQIAQVMAGYTLGGADMLRRAMGKKKPEEMAKQRGGFIDGCKTNNIDPDLAGNIFDLVEKFAGYGFNKSHSAAYGLVSYQTAWLKTHYPAPFMAAVLSADMHNTDKVVTLIEEVRTMKLRLDAPDVNISEFKFTVSDDGRILYGLGAIKGVGEGPVEAITDARQSGPFKDLFDFCARVDLKRVNKRTLDGLIRSGALDRLGPYFELEPKAYQANIDRNRSVLLAALEEAIQAAEQTARSRDSGHSDLFGGLFVEADADVYANHRKTRELSLKDRLRGEKETLGLYLTGHPIDEYEGEIRRFARQRIIDLKPARDTQTVAGLIIALRVMKNKKGDKMGFITLDDRSARIEASLFAEAFHSAQSLLQTDAMVVVEGEVSNDDFSGGLRLRAKRVMSIEDARTNLAESLRVTVHADALKGDRLRWLGDLCKRHRGACPITVDYTGQDARALLQLGEAWRIDPADSLIQALRDQFGRENVFLQYR; this is translated from the coding sequence ATGCCGGCTTCTTTCGTTCATCTACGCCTGCACACCGAATATTCGCTGGTTGACGGTCTGGTCCGGGTCAAACCGTTGATCAAGGCGCTGACCGGCATGAACATGCCCGCCGTGGCGGTGACCGATCAGAACAACATGTGTTCGCTGGTCAAGTTCTACAAGGCCGCGCAGGGCTCGGGCATCAAGCCGATCTGTGGTGTCGATCTGTGGCTGGCGGGCCGGGACGAAGATGCCGCGCTCAGCCGCATAAGCCTGTTGGCGATGAACGCCCAGGGCTATCGCAATCTGACCGAGCTGATCTCGCGCGGCTTCATCGAAGGCCAGCGCAACGGTCAGATCGTCATCCAGCGCCAGTGGGTTGCGCAGGCCAGCGAAGGCGTGATTGCGCTTTCTGCGGCCAAGGAAGGCGAGATCGGCATGGCGCTGCTAGGCGGTAATCCCGGCGAGGCGGACGAACTGTTGCGCGAGTGGCTGGAAGTCTTTCCTGACCGCTTCTATATCGAAGTTCAGCGCACCAATCGCACCAATGACGAAGAGCATCTGCACGCCGCTGTAGCCCTTGCCCAGCGCCACGGTGCGCCGCTGGTGGCGACCAACGATGTGCGCTTCATCAAGCAGGCCGACTTCGAGGCCCATGAGACCCGTGTGTGCATCGGCGAAGGCCGTGCGCTGGACGACCCGCGTCGCTCGCACAACTACAGCGATCAGCAATACCTGAAAAGCCCGGAAGAAATGGCCGAGCTGTTCAGCGACCTGCCGGAAGCCCTCGAAAACACCGTCGAGATTGCCAAACGCTGCAACATCGACGTCAAGCTGGGCACTCACTTCCTGCCCAACTTCCCGATTCCCGATGGCATGACCATCGACGAGTATTTCCGCAAAGTCTCGTTCGACGGCCTTGAAGAGCGTCTTTCTGTCCTGTTGCCAAAGGACACGACCGAAGATTACGAGGCCAAACGTCAGGTCTACGTCGACCGGCTGAATTTCGAGCTGGATATCATTATCCAGATGGGCTTCCCCGGCTATTTCCTGATCGTGATGGACTTCATCCAGTGGGCCAAGAGCAACGGTGTGCCGGTGGGGCCGGGCCGTGGTTCGGGTGCCGGTTCACTGGTTGCCTATGTGCAGAAGATCACCGACCTTGATCCGCTGGAATACGACCTGCTGTTCGAACGCTTCCTGAACCCCGAGCGGGTTTCCATGCCCGACTTCGACGTCGACTTCTGCATGGACGGCCGCGATCGGGTCATCGAGTATGTGGCCGAGAAATACGGGCGCAACGCGGTCAGCCAGATCATTACCTTTGGTTCCATGGCTGCCAAGGCTGTGGTTCGCGACGTGGCGCGGGTGCAGGGCAAGTCCTACGGCCTGGCGGATCGTCTGTCGAAGATGATCCCGTTCGAAGTCGGCATGACCCTCGAAAAAGCCTACGAGCAGGAAGAAATCCTCCGTGACTTCCTCAAGGTCGACGAGGAAGCTGCGGAAATCTGGGAGATGGCGCTCAAGCTGGAAGGCATTGTGCGTAACGTCGGCAAGCACGCCGGTGGTGTGGTCATCGCCCCGACCAAGCTGACGGACTTCTCGCCGATCTATTGCGACGAGGCCGGTGACGGTCTGGTGACCCAGTTCGACAAGGACGATGTCGAGGCGGCCGGGCTGGTGAAGTTCGACTTCCTCGGCCTGCGTACCCTGACCATCATCGACTGGGCGCTCAAGACCATCAACCGCGAGCGCGCCAAGGTCGACGAAGAGCCGTTGGACATCGCGTTCATTCCGCTCGACGACATGCCGACCTATCAGCTGTTGCAGCGGGCCGAAACCACGGCGGTGTTCCAGCTTGAGTCGCGCGGCATGAAAGAGCTGATCAAAAAGCTCAAGCCCGACTGTCTGGAAGACTTGATCGCACTGGTGGCGCTGTTCCGTCCCGGCCCTCTGCAATCGGGCATGGTGGATGACTTCATCAACCGTAAGCACGGGCGCGCCGAGCTGTCCTACCCGCATGTCGATTACCAGTACGAAGGCCTGAAGCCGGTGCTGGCACCGACTTACGGCATCATTCTGTATCAGGAACAGGTGATGCAGATCGCCCAGGTCATGGCCGGTTACACCCTTGGCGGTGCGGACATGCTGCGTCGGGCGATGGGCAAGAAGAAGCCTGAGGAAATGGCCAAGCAGCGCGGCGGTTTCATCGACGGTTGCAAGACCAATAATATCGACCCGGACCTTGCCGGTAACATTTTCGACCTGGTGGAGAAATTCGCCGGTTACGGCTTCAACAAATCTCACTCGGCGGCTTATGGACTGGTGTCTTACCAGACCGCCTGGCTGAAGACGCACTATCCGGCGCCGTTCATGGCTGCCGTGCTGTCGGCGGACATGCACAACACCGACAAGGTCGTGACCTTGATCGAAGAAGTGCGCACCATGAAACTGCGCCTCGACGCGCCGGACGTGAACATCTCCGAGTTCAAGTTCACGGTCAGCGACGACGGCCGCATTCTTTACGGTCTTGGTGCGATCAAGGGCGTGGGCGAGGGGCCCGTCGAGGCCATCACCGACGCGCGCCAGAGTGGGCCGTTCAAGGACCTGTTCGATTTCTGTGCCCGGGTCGACCTCAAGCGAGTCAACAAGCGAACCCTGGACGGTCTGATTCGCAGTGGTGCGCTGGATCGTCTCGGTCCGTACTTCGAACTGGAACCCAAGGCGTATCAGGCCAATATCGACCGTAACCGTTCGGTATTGCTCGCGGCGCTGGAAGAGGCCATTCAGGCTGCCGAGCAGACGGCGCGCAGTCGCGACAGTGGTCACTCGGACCTGTTCGGCGGCCTGTTCGTCGAAGCGGATGCCGACGTTTATGCCAATCATCGCAAGACCCGTGAGCTGAGCCTCAAGGATCGCCTGCGTGGCGAGAAGGAAACCCTGGGGCTGTACCTGACCGGGCACCCGATTGACGAGTACGAAGGCGAAATCCGCCGCTTTGCCCGTCAGCGGATCATTGACCTCAAACCGGCCAGAGACACGCAGACGGTGGCCGGCCTGATCATCGCCCTGCGCGTGATGAAGAACAAGAAGGGCGACAAGATGGGGTTCATTACCCTGGACGACCGCTCGGCACGTATCGAAGCATCGCTGTTTGCCGAGGCGTTTCATTCGGCCCAGTCGTTGCTGCAGACCGATGCTATGGTTGTGGTCGAAGGTGAAGTGAGCAACGATGACTTCTCCGGCGGGCTGCGACTGCGCGCCAAACGTGTCATGAGTATCGAGGATGCGCGTACCAATCTGGCCGAAAGCCTGCGTGTGACGGTGCATGCCGACGCACTCAAGGGTGACCGGCTGCGCTGGCTGGGTGATCTGTGCAAGCGCCATCGCGGTGCCTGCCCGATCACGGTGGACTACACGGGGCAGGACGCCAGAGCATTGCTGCAATTGGGAGAAGCCTGGCGTATTGATCCTGCAGACAGCTTGATTCAAGCTCTGCGTGACCAGTTCGGGCGTGAGAACGTCTTTCTCCAGTATCGTTGA
- the rnhB gene encoding ribonuclease HII has protein sequence MQTGLDFTLVEDLVAGVDEVGRGPLCGAVVTAAVILDPTRPILGLNDSKKLTQAKREKLFVEIQEKALCWFIARAEVEEIDQLNILHATMLAMKRAVEGLVITPRLALIDGNRCPQLSVPSAPVVQGDAKVPAIAAASILAKVSRDREMAELELVYPGYGIGGHKGYPTPVHLEALARLGPTPIHRRSFAPVRAAHEARAGMIIGEALSSSIGLLQD, from the coding sequence ATGCAGACAGGTCTGGATTTCACCCTGGTTGAGGATCTGGTCGCAGGCGTTGATGAAGTCGGACGTGGCCCGCTGTGCGGTGCCGTGGTCACGGCTGCCGTCATTCTTGACCCGACCCGACCCATCCTCGGGCTGAATGACTCGAAAAAGCTGACCCAGGCTAAACGGGAAAAGCTGTTTGTCGAGATTCAGGAAAAAGCCCTGTGCTGGTTCATCGCCCGGGCCGAAGTCGAAGAAATTGATCAACTGAACATTTTGCACGCCACGATGCTGGCCATGAAGCGCGCAGTCGAAGGCCTGGTGATCACGCCAAGACTGGCCCTGATCGACGGCAACCGCTGCCCGCAATTGTCCGTGCCTTCTGCGCCGGTGGTGCAGGGTGATGCCAAAGTACCGGCCATCGCTGCGGCATCGATTCTGGCCAAGGTGAGCCGGGATCGGGAAATGGCCGAGCTTGAGCTGGTTTATCCGGGTTATGGCATCGGCGGGCACAAGGGTTATCCTACGCCGGTGCATCTGGAAGCGCTGGCCCGGCTGGGCCCTACGCCCATTCATCGGCGTTCTTTCGCGCCTGTGCGTGCCGCCCACGAAGCACGTGCCGGGATGATCATCGGCGAAGCGCTCTCGTCGTCGATCGGTTTGCTTCAGGACTGA
- the lpxB gene encoding lipid-A-disaccharide synthase, with translation MTSPLRIALVAGEASGDILGSGLMRAIKTHHPDVQFIGVGGPLMEAEGMQSYFPMERLSVMGLVEVLGRLRELLARRKLLVQTLIKEKPDAFIGIDAPDFTLNIELQLRRAGIKTVHYVSPSVWAWRQKRVLKIREGCDLMLTLLPFEARFYEEKGVPVRFVGHPLADTIPLESDRAAARAQLGFAAQGPVVALMPGSRGGEVGRLGGLFFDAAERLLAERPTVRFVLPCANPQRRVQVEELLQGRNLPVTLLDGQSHIALAACDAVLIASGTATLEALLYKRPMVVAYRMAPLTFWILKRLVKSPYVSLPNLLAQRLLVPELLQDDATAETLARALLPLIDDGHAQTAGFDEIHRVLRRDASNQAADAVLGLLGQSPAL, from the coding sequence ATGACCAGCCCATTACGCATTGCGCTGGTCGCTGGCGAGGCCTCTGGCGATATTCTCGGTTCCGGCCTGATGCGCGCCATCAAGACGCACCACCCCGATGTTCAGTTCATCGGCGTCGGTGGTCCGTTGATGGAGGCGGAGGGCATGCAGTCTTATTTCCCTATGGAACGCCTGTCGGTTATGGGGCTGGTGGAAGTGCTGGGTCGTCTACGTGAGCTTTTGGCCCGCCGCAAGTTGCTGGTCCAGACCCTGATCAAAGAGAAGCCGGACGCATTCATCGGTATCGATGCCCCTGATTTCACGCTCAATATCGAGTTGCAATTGCGTCGTGCCGGCATCAAGACCGTGCACTACGTCAGCCCGTCAGTCTGGGCCTGGCGCCAGAAGCGGGTCTTGAAGATTCGCGAAGGCTGCGACCTGATGCTGACCCTGCTGCCGTTCGAGGCGCGTTTCTACGAAGAGAAGGGCGTGCCGGTGCGGTTTGTCGGCCATCCGCTGGCCGATACCATTCCCCTCGAATCCGATCGGGCCGCTGCTCGGGCCCAACTGGGCTTTGCCGCGCAGGGCCCGGTTGTTGCGCTGATGCCAGGCAGCCGTGGCGGTGAAGTGGGTCGTCTTGGCGGTCTGTTCTTTGATGCTGCCGAGCGTTTGCTGGCCGAGCGGCCCACCGTGCGGTTCGTATTGCCGTGTGCCAACCCGCAGCGGCGTGTTCAGGTCGAAGAGCTGTTGCAGGGTCGCAACTTGCCCGTCACGTTGCTTGACGGTCAGTCACACATTGCACTGGCCGCCTGTGATGCGGTGCTTATCGCCTCCGGTACTGCCACGCTGGAAGCGCTGCTCTACAAGCGGCCGATGGTCGTCGCCTACCGCATGGCACCGCTGACATTCTGGATACTTAAACGGCTGGTCAAAAGCCCTTATGTGTCACTGCCAAATCTCCTTGCCCAGCGGCTGCTGGTGCCGGAGTTGCTTCAGGATGATGCCACCGCCGAGACACTGGCCCGGGCGCTGCTGCCGTTGATCGACGACGGGCATGCGCAGACCGCAGGGTTCGACGAGATTCATCGGGTCCTGCGGCGTGATGCCTCCAATCAGGCGGCTGATGCAGTACTGGGCCTGCTCGGCCAGTCACCCGCACTGTGA
- the lpxA gene encoding acyl-ACP--UDP-N-acetylglucosamine O-acyltransferase: MSLIDSRAIIDPTAVLADSVEVGPWSIIGAGVEIGEGTVIGPHVVLKGPTKIGKHNRIYQFSSVGEDTPDLKYKGEETRLVIGDHNVIREGVTIHRGTIQDRAETTLGDHNLIMAYAHIGHDSVIGNHVILVNNTALAGHVHVDDWAILSGFTLVHQFCHIGAHSFSGMGTAIGKDVPAFVTVFGNPAEARSMNFEGMRRRGFSEEAIHALRRAYKTVYRQGLTIAQALTELAEPAAQFPEVAVFVESIQTSTRGIIR; this comes from the coding sequence ATGAGTTTGATTGACTCTCGCGCAATCATCGATCCGACGGCCGTTCTGGCCGACAGCGTTGAGGTCGGCCCTTGGTCGATTATCGGAGCCGGTGTGGAAATTGGCGAGGGTACAGTCATCGGTCCTCACGTTGTCCTCAAGGGACCAACGAAGATCGGCAAGCATAACCGCATCTATCAGTTTTCATCGGTGGGCGAAGACACGCCTGATCTCAAGTACAAGGGCGAAGAGACCCGCCTGGTGATTGGTGATCACAATGTGATTCGCGAAGGCGTGACCATCCACCGTGGCACCATTCAGGACCGCGCTGAAACCACCCTGGGTGATCATAATCTGATCATGGCCTATGCGCATATTGGCCATGACAGTGTGATCGGCAATCACGTTATTCTGGTCAACAACACAGCGTTGGCTGGCCATGTTCACGTTGACGACTGGGCGATTCTGTCCGGTTTCACCCTTGTGCATCAGTTTTGCCATATCGGCGCGCACAGTTTTTCCGGAATGGGCACGGCCATCGGCAAAGACGTTCCTGCGTTTGTCACGGTGTTCGGCAACCCGGCCGAGGCGCGCAGCATGAACTTCGAAGGCATGCGTCGTCGCGGCTTCTCCGAGGAAGCCATTCACGCGCTGCGCAGAGCCTACAAAACCGTCTACCGCCAAGGGCTGACCATTGCCCAGGCGCTGACCGAACTGGCCGAACCTGCGGCACAGTTTCCTGAAGTCGCAGTGTTCGTCGAGTCCATTCAGACATCGACTCGCGGCATTATCCGCTAA
- the fabZ gene encoding 3-hydroxyacyl-ACP dehydratase FabZ: MMDIKEIREYLPHRYPFLLVDRVTELDIENKNICAYKNVSVNEPFFNGHFPEHPIMPGVLIIEAMAQAAGILAFKMLDSKPSDGTLYYFVGSDKLRFRQPVLPGDKLVLEAQFLSSKRQIWKFLCKATVDGKAVCSAEIICAERKL; this comes from the coding sequence ATGATGGACATCAAAGAAATTCGCGAATACCTGCCTCATCGTTACCCGTTCCTGCTGGTGGACCGTGTGACCGAGCTGGATATCGAGAACAAGAACATTTGCGCCTACAAGAATGTCAGCGTCAACGAGCCTTTTTTCAACGGTCATTTCCCTGAGCATCCAATCATGCCGGGCGTGTTGATCATCGAAGCGATGGCACAGGCAGCCGGTATTCTTGCGTTCAAGATGCTCGACAGCAAGCCATCCGACGGTACTCTCTATTATTTCGTGGGTTCGGACAAACTGCGTTTCCGTCAGCCGGTTCTGCCGGGCGACAAGCTGGTCCTTGAAGCCCAGTTCCTGAGCAGCAAGCGCCAGATCTGGAAGTTCCTGTGCAAGGCGACCGTTGATGGCAAGGCTGTATGCTCCGCCGAAATCATCTGTGCGGAACGTAAACTATGA
- the lpxD gene encoding UDP-3-O-(3-hydroxymyristoyl)glucosamine N-acyltransferase: MSIVIKLGHLAEFLGATLRGDKDKDITGLASLQEAGPGQISFLAHPQYRKFLVDAQAAALLLKPADADGYAGDALLVPDPYLAYARISHLFDPKPKSAAGVHPTAVIAEDAEVDPAASIGAFAVVESGARIAAGVTIGAHCFIGARCEIGEGGWLAPRVTLYHDVRIGKRVVIQSGAVLGGEGFGFANEKGVWQKIAQIGGVTLGDDVEIGVNTAIDRGALDDTRIGNGVKLDNQIQIAHNVQIGDHTAMAACVGISGSTKIGKHCMFAGGVGLVGHIEICDGVFITGMTMVTHSITEPGSYSSGTAMQPAAEWRKSAARLRKIDDMARRLQKLEKVVETVTSSVNRSSDG, from the coding sequence ATGAGCATAGTCATCAAGCTCGGTCATTTGGCCGAGTTCCTTGGCGCCACATTGCGTGGCGACAAGGACAAGGACATCACCGGGCTGGCCTCCTTGCAAGAGGCCGGCCCTGGTCAGATAAGTTTCCTGGCACATCCTCAATACCGTAAATTCCTGGTTGATGCCCAAGCGGCTGCCTTGCTGCTCAAGCCGGCAGATGCCGACGGCTATGCCGGAGATGCGCTGCTGGTTCCGGATCCTTATCTGGCTTATGCGCGTATATCCCATTTGTTCGACCCCAAGCCTAAAAGCGCGGCGGGCGTGCACCCGACAGCAGTAATTGCCGAGGATGCCGAGGTTGATCCAGCCGCCAGCATTGGTGCTTTTGCCGTGGTCGAGAGCGGTGCGCGTATTGCTGCAGGTGTCACCATTGGTGCTCACTGCTTTATCGGCGCTCGCTGCGAGATTGGCGAGGGTGGCTGGCTGGCGCCGCGTGTGACGCTTTACCACGATGTTCGTATTGGTAAACGTGTGGTTATTCAGTCAGGTGCAGTACTGGGGGGCGAAGGTTTTGGTTTTGCCAACGAGAAAGGTGTCTGGCAGAAGATCGCACAGATCGGCGGCGTCACCCTGGGTGATGATGTCGAAATCGGCGTCAATACAGCGATTGACCGCGGTGCACTGGATGACACGCGTATAGGCAACGGTGTGAAGCTGGATAACCAGATTCAGATCGCCCACAACGTGCAGATTGGTGATCACACGGCGATGGCCGCCTGTGTCGGTATTTCCGGAAGCACAAAGATCGGCAAGCATTGCATGTTCGCAGGTGGTGTCGGTCTGGTCGGGCATATCGAGATTTGTGATGGCGTCTTCATCACCGGAATGACCATGGTTACGCACTCCATTACCGAGCCGGGTTCCTACTCTTCAGGTACGGCGATGCAGCCTGCTGCCGAATGGCGAAAGAGTGCAGCTCGTCTGCGCAAGATCGACGACATGGCGAGGCGTCTGCAAAAGCTCGAAAAGGTTGTAGAGACGGTGACCTCTTCGGTTAATCGCTCATCTGATGGCTGA
- a CDS encoding OmpH family outer membrane protein yields the protein MRKLTQLVMLATVLVASPAFAEMKIAVLNYQMALLESDAAKRYAVDAEKKFGPQLTKLKSLESSAKGIQDRLVSGGDKMAQPERERLELEFKQKARDFQFQSKELNEAKAVADREMLKQLKPKLDQAVEEVIKKGGFDLVFERGAVIDVKPQYDVTRQVIERMNQLK from the coding sequence GTGCGTAAGTTGACTCAACTGGTAATGCTGGCCACCGTATTGGTTGCCAGCCCTGCATTTGCTGAAATGAAAATCGCGGTCCTGAATTATCAGATGGCCCTGCTGGAATCCGACGCCGCCAAGCGTTACGCAGTCGATGCCGAGAAAAAATTCGGCCCGCAACTCACCAAGCTGAAAAGCCTGGAAAGCAGCGCCAAGGGCATCCAGGACCGTCTGGTAAGCGGTGGCGACAAGATGGCTCAGCCTGAGCGCGAGCGTCTGGAGCTTGAGTTCAAGCAAAAGGCCCGCGACTTCCAGTTCCAGTCCAAGGAACTGAACGAAGCCAAGGCAGTGGCCGACCGTGAAATGCTCAAACAGCTCAAGCCGAAGCTGGATCAGGCTGTTGAAGAAGTCATCAAGAAAGGTGGTTTCGATCTGGTCTTCGAGCGCGGTGCGGTGATTGACGTCAAGCCTCAGTACGACGTGACTCGCCAGGTCATCGAGCGCATGAACCAGCTGAAGTAA